Below is a window of bacterium DNA.
TCCCGTCAACAGCGCCGCCCGCGTCGGCGAGCACATGGGGGTCACGTGGAAGTTCGAGTAGCGGAGCCCCGCCGCGGCCAGGGTGTCGATCGCCGGCGTGGGAATCTCCGAGCCGTAGCACCCCACGTCGGAATAGCCCAGGTCGTCGGCCAGCACGATCACGACGTTCGGCGAACCGGCGGCCGCGGCCGGCTTCTGTGGCCACCACGGCTCCGAGGTGGAGAACACCCGGCCGATCCGCCCCTCGAATCCCGGATAGTGCTCGCTCTGCAGGTCGCTGGACACGTCTCTCCCCTGGTCAATCAAGTCAGCTTGCGGGCCGACCGACTCTCGATCCGCCAGCCCGGCAACCTACTCCCGCCGGCAGCAACGGCCTCGCCGGTGCGCCGGCGGCGTCACATTGCCATACATTCACTGCGGTCTCACGGAGGGGAAGCCATGAACCGATTCGAGGACAAGGTCGTGATCGTGACCGGCGCGGCAGGCGGCATCGGGCGGGCCGCGGCGCTGCGCTTCGGCGCCGAGGGCGCGGCCGTCGTGGCGGTCGACCTGGACGATGACGGGATGGCCGGGACCGTCGCCGCGGTCGCGGCGGCCGGCGGGACGGCCCATGCGGTTCGGGCCGATGTGACGCAGTCGGGCGACGTGGAGGCCTACGTGCAGACGGCCGTCGACCGCTTCGGCGGCGTGGACGTGCTGTTCAACAACGCCGGCGTCGAAGGGGTGGTCTCGCCGCTCGAGGACTACCCCGAGGACGTGTTCGACAACGTCATGGCCGTGAACGTGAAGGGCGTCTGGCTCGGCATGCGCCACGTCGCCGTCGCCATGCGGGCCCGCGGCGGCGGCGCCATCGTGAATGCATCGTCGGGCGCCGGGTTGCGCGGCACGCCGGAACTGATCGCCTACGGCGCCAGCAAGCACGCGGTGATCGGCATGACCGCGACCGCGGCGATCGAGCTGGCGCCGGCCGGGATCCGGGTGAACGCCGTCTGCCCCGGGCCCGTCGACACCCGCATGCTGGAGGCGATCGCGGCCGGCAAGTTCCCCGAGGACCCGGACCTGTTCCTGAAGCGAAGCGACGAGCGGAACCCCATGGGTCGGCGGGGCAGACCCGAGGAGGTCGTCGCCCTCGTGA
It encodes the following:
- a CDS encoding glucose 1-dehydrogenase, coding for MNRFEDKVVIVTGAAGGIGRAAALRFGAEGAAVVAVDLDDDGMAGTVAAVAAAGGTAHAVRADVTQSGDVEAYVQTAVDRFGGVDVLFNNAGVEGVVSPLEDYPEDVFDNVMAVNVKGVWLGMRHVAVAMRARGGGAIVNASSGAGLRGTPELIAYGASKHAVIGMTATAAIELAPAGIRVNAVCPGPVDTRMLEAIAAGKFPEDPDLFLKRSDERNPMGRRGRPEEVVALVTFLASDDASYINGGWHTVDGGWAAG